DNA sequence from the Raineyella sp. LH-20 genome:
TCGCGGCGCCGGAGAGGGCGGTCTTCGAGAAGCCGCCGATGAACGCAGCGGTGCCGAGCAGCAGCCAGCCGGCGAACGTGAGGGGGAGCATGATCCATTATGTATGTACATTTCGATCAGTTGTGCGCCCATTCAGTGGCCGGACAGGGATTCGGCACACCGCTACAGTGATCTGAATCACACCCTTTTCGGGGGAGGAACCACCGTGAGCAGCCACACCTATCGGATCGTCGAGTTGGTCGGGACCTCTCCCGACAGCAGCGACGACGCCATCGCCCGCGCCATCGCGTCCGCCGAGACCCGGTACGGCGCGGTCGACTGGTTCGAGGTCGTCCAGCACCGCGGACACGTGGTGGACGGTCGCGTCGCCCACCACCAGGTCACCCTGAAGATCGGCGCCCGCCTGCCCGAGGACTGACCTCGGGCAGGCGGGCGCGGATGACGGGTCGCCGACGGCGACGTACGGTCAGGGCTCGACGGTGACCTTGATCGCCTCGCCCTTGCGGACGATCTCGAAGGCGTCGAGCACCCGCTCCAACGGGACGTGCGCGGTGATCAGGTCCTTGACCGGCACCTGGCCCGAGGCGATGTAGGCCAGCGCCCGCTTGTTGTGGTCGGGCGAGGACCCGTTGGCGCCGTGGATGTG
Encoded proteins:
- a CDS encoding dodecin, whose protein sequence is MSSHTYRIVELVGTSPDSSDDAIARAIASAETRYGAVDWFEVVQHRGHVVDGRVAHHQVTLKIGARLPED